A window from Vibrio cortegadensis encodes these proteins:
- a CDS encoding DUF4250 domain-containing protein, giving the protein MELSSVGSLDSSILLGIVNEKLRLECDSFEELVSMYEMDEQNVVGKLDGLGYQYDPLTNQFKSY; this is encoded by the coding sequence ATGGAATTGAGCAGTGTGGGAAGCCTAGACAGCAGTATTCTATTAGGTATTGTGAATGAAAAACTGCGTTTAGAGTGTGATAGCTTTGAAGAGTTAGTGAGTATGTATGAAATGGATGAACAGAATGTCGTCGGCAAACTTGATGGTTTGGGCTATCAATATGATCCATTGACCAATCAGTTTAAGTCCTACTAG
- a CDS encoding YgiQ family radical SAM protein yields MYSDITPIHQYKKYWAECYGTAPFLPTSRKEMDALGWDSCDIIIVTGDAYVDHPSFGMAIIGRLLEAQGFRVGIIAQPKWDNKDAFMKLGKPNLFFGITAGNMDSMINRYTSDRKLRHDDAYTPNNEGGKRPDRATLVYSQRCREAYKEAPIVLGGIEASLRRIAHYDYWSDKVRRSVLFDAKADILLFGNAERALVDIAHRLANGESIADMTNIRGTAVNLPAEPEGFKIIDSSRIEKPGKTAYVPVNPYEVETQCETNKDAQSAQDKPVEVEAKPIYISPSRHDSKNTAIRLPPFEKLNNDRILYAHASRIMHLETNPHSGRALIQRHANRELWVNQAPIPLTTEEMDYVFGLFFARVPHPMYRGAKIPAYEMIKTSINIMRGCFGGCSFCSITEHEGRIIQNRSQESIINEMEEIRDKVPGFTGTISDLGGPTANMYRLGCSIPKAEATCRRPSCVFPVICNKLNTDHKHTIDLYREARKVKGIKRIMIASGVRYDLAIQSPEYVRELVTHHVGGYLKIAPEHTEKGPLDLMMKPGMGSYDRFKEMFEKYSKEAGKKQYLIPYFISAHPGTEDEDMLHLAQWLKKNNFECDQVQNFYPSPMCNATSMYYSETNPLKRVKYKKREDVPVPKGERHRRLHKALLRYHDPANWPIIREALIEMGQKHLIGDKPHCLVPAEDLETQTPAQRRKTGRHGANRFATKHSKGQPGLGGEKERKSPNGHSKNNHSPSKNGNGKPTGQRNSANNQQGENPSRSKQRPQGSNQAKANGNPQGGNAKPKGNRKPKHR; encoded by the coding sequence ATGTACAGCGATATCACTCCTATTCATCAATACAAAAAATACTGGGCCGAGTGCTACGGAACCGCACCCTTTTTGCCTACCAGTAGAAAGGAGATGGATGCTCTAGGTTGGGATAGCTGCGACATTATCATTGTCACAGGTGATGCTTATGTCGACCACCCAAGCTTCGGAATGGCTATCATCGGACGCCTTTTAGAAGCGCAAGGGTTCCGTGTTGGTATTATTGCTCAACCTAAATGGGACAATAAAGACGCGTTCATGAAGCTAGGTAAGCCAAATCTATTTTTTGGTATTACTGCGGGTAACATGGACTCGATGATCAACCGCTATACATCTGATCGTAAACTTCGCCATGATGATGCCTACACGCCAAATAATGAAGGCGGTAAGCGTCCAGATCGTGCCACTTTGGTCTATTCACAGCGTTGTCGCGAAGCTTATAAAGAAGCGCCTATCGTTCTCGGTGGTATTGAAGCGAGTTTGCGCCGTATCGCACACTACGATTACTGGTCTGATAAAGTTCGTCGCTCAGTGCTGTTTGATGCAAAAGCAGACATACTTCTTTTTGGTAACGCTGAACGTGCCCTCGTCGATATTGCTCACCGCTTAGCAAATGGCGAATCCATCGCGGATATGACCAATATTCGTGGTACGGCTGTTAATTTACCAGCGGAGCCGGAAGGTTTTAAAATCATTGACTCTTCTCGTATAGAAAAGCCGGGGAAAACCGCTTATGTTCCGGTTAACCCATACGAAGTTGAAACCCAGTGTGAAACAAATAAAGACGCTCAATCGGCACAAGATAAGCCTGTTGAAGTTGAAGCAAAACCGATTTATATAAGCCCTTCGCGCCACGATTCTAAAAATACAGCAATACGTTTACCTCCTTTCGAAAAGCTGAACAATGACCGAATTCTATATGCTCACGCTAGCCGTATTATGCACTTAGAAACGAATCCGCATTCTGGCCGAGCACTGATCCAACGCCACGCCAATCGCGAATTGTGGGTTAACCAAGCCCCTATTCCTCTGACCACTGAAGAGATGGATTATGTGTTTGGGCTATTCTTCGCTCGAGTTCCGCACCCTATGTATCGCGGAGCTAAAATTCCAGCTTATGAGATGATCAAAACATCGATCAATATCATGCGTGGATGTTTTGGTGGCTGTTCATTCTGTTCAATTACTGAGCATGAAGGACGCATTATTCAAAACCGCTCGCAAGAGTCGATCATCAATGAGATGGAAGAGATCAGAGATAAAGTTCCAGGTTTCACAGGCACAATCTCGGATTTAGGTGGCCCTACCGCAAACATGTACCGTTTAGGCTGTTCAATACCTAAAGCAGAAGCGACTTGTCGCCGTCCTTCATGTGTCTTCCCTGTGATTTGTAATAAGCTCAATACCGATCATAAGCACACTATCGATCTTTATCGTGAAGCTCGTAAAGTGAAAGGCATAAAGCGAATCATGATTGCATCTGGCGTTCGCTATGACCTTGCGATTCAATCGCCGGAATACGTGCGTGAACTGGTGACTCATCACGTTGGTGGCTATCTGAAAATTGCCCCTGAGCATACAGAGAAAGGGCCATTGGATCTGATGATGAAACCGGGCATGGGAAGCTATGACCGTTTCAAAGAGATGTTTGAGAAGTACAGTAAAGAAGCAGGTAAGAAGCAGTACCTGATTCCATACTTTATTTCGGCTCACCCAGGAACAGAAGATGAAGACATGCTTCATCTAGCTCAGTGGTTGAAGAAAAATAATTTTGAGTGTGACCAAGTACAAAACTTTTACCCATCACCGATGTGTAACGCAACGTCAATGTACTACTCAGAAACCAACCCACTGAAACGAGTGAAATATAAAAAACGCGAAGACGTCCCTGTACCTAAAGGGGAACGTCATCGTCGATTACACAAGGCTCTATTGCGCTACCATGATCCAGCAAACTGGCCGATCATTCGTGAAGCTCTGATTGAGATGGGGCAAAAACACTTAATTGGTGACAAGCCTCACTGTTTAGTGCCTGCTGAAGACTTAGAAACACAGACTCCAGCACAACGCCGTAAAACAGGGCGACATGGTGCAAACCGCTTTGCGACTAAACACTCAAAAGGTCAACCAGGATTGGGTGGTGAAAAAGAGCGTAAATCGCCAAATGGTCATTCGAAAAACAACCATTCACCAAGTAAGAATGGTAACGGTAAACCGACAGGTCAGCGTAACTCGGCAAATAATCAACAAGGTGAAAATCCAAGCCGAAGCAAACAACGCCCTCAAGGTTCTAACCAAGCGAAAGCGAATGGAAACCCCCAAGGTGGAAATGCAAAACCGAAAGGAAATCGTAAGCCTAAACATCGTTAA
- a CDS encoding GtrA family protein, with protein sequence MIQRLIKFSVVGGIGFIVDATIFATLNIFFHWDLMLIRTIAFIGAATTTWLGNRIYTFSDVEDAPRLQQWKKFILAASISAVPNFVVFKLSLEWIGPDGWYVYIALVLGVLAGMISNFLLSSRWVFKASSSC encoded by the coding sequence ATGATACAACGACTGATTAAGTTTTCTGTAGTGGGAGGCATCGGCTTCATAGTCGATGCCACCATCTTTGCGACGTTGAATATATTCTTTCATTGGGATCTGATGCTGATTCGAACGATAGCTTTCATTGGTGCCGCTACAACGACTTGGCTAGGAAATCGAATCTATACATTTAGTGACGTTGAAGACGCTCCTCGTTTGCAGCAATGGAAAAAATTTATCCTAGCGGCATCTATTTCTGCGGTGCCTAACTTTGTGGTGTTTAAATTGAGCCTGGAGTGGATTGGACCCGATGGATGGTATGTCTATATCGCCTTAGTATTAGGTGTACTGGCGGGAATGATAAGTAACTTTTTATTGAGTTCTCGATGGGTGTTCAAGGCTTCAAGTTCGTGTTAG
- a CDS encoding ArnT family glycosyltransferase — translation MKLNVDIKRNHLWILLGFALLLRLLSLAAYPLMDTTEARYGEMARLMVETGNWLTPQFDYGIPFWGKPPLFTWMSAYGIQIFGLNEFAVRAPHWLTGVATILLIAYMARRVGVSGLVSGIVLATCGIFSIAAGAVMTDMALTLAMTIAMVGFYFCWLDNKATKSGFAWGIIGFLGLAMGLLAKGPVAIVIMGIAVLPWLILQHGFLNGFHELWRRFPIVFGSVAMLCVALPWYILAELKTPGFIDYFIVGEHFKRFVVSGWEGDLYGSAHDEVKGMIWVFWLQAAAPWSIVLPFLAWRRRAMIKEVGTTHHGLFSFLLCWLISPLVLFTAAGNILPAYVLPGIPALGLMIAMLIKEKDLKWFSGVACILPVVLMIALLMLNLGKAERRSDRVIFEQIQDSAPAFYVGKRPFSGQFYSRGQAKRFTSNQQIFNLDRFYLIGKMEPVETLIKDLSLNCRMEFTAVSKRSLFTCMKIENDTTTD, via the coding sequence ATGAAACTGAACGTTGACATTAAGCGTAATCACCTCTGGATTTTACTTGGCTTTGCACTTTTACTCAGATTACTTTCATTAGCCGCTTACCCATTAATGGATACGACCGAAGCTCGTTACGGTGAAATGGCAAGGTTGATGGTCGAAACTGGCAATTGGTTGACGCCACAATTTGATTACGGGATTCCTTTTTGGGGTAAACCACCGCTGTTTACGTGGATGAGCGCTTACGGCATTCAAATTTTTGGACTGAATGAATTTGCAGTAAGAGCACCGCATTGGTTGACTGGAGTGGCCACTATTCTTCTGATTGCTTACATGGCGAGAAGAGTGGGTGTGAGTGGGTTAGTTTCCGGTATTGTGCTTGCTACTTGCGGTATCTTCTCGATTGCGGCTGGTGCCGTTATGACGGATATGGCACTAACCTTAGCGATGACGATTGCCATGGTCGGTTTTTACTTTTGCTGGCTCGACAATAAAGCAACAAAATCGGGATTTGCATGGGGAATAATTGGGTTTTTAGGGCTGGCCATGGGACTACTGGCGAAAGGACCCGTAGCGATCGTTATTATGGGTATTGCAGTTTTACCTTGGCTTATACTTCAACATGGTTTTCTGAATGGATTTCATGAGCTTTGGCGTCGTTTCCCAATTGTCTTTGGTTCAGTTGCGATGCTGTGTGTGGCTTTACCTTGGTACATTTTAGCGGAACTGAAAACACCCGGTTTTATTGATTACTTCATTGTCGGGGAGCATTTTAAACGTTTCGTCGTCAGTGGATGGGAGGGCGATCTATACGGCTCTGCTCATGATGAAGTGAAGGGGATGATTTGGGTCTTCTGGCTACAAGCAGCGGCTCCTTGGTCTATTGTTCTACCGTTTTTAGCTTGGCGAAGACGAGCCATGATTAAAGAAGTCGGTACCACTCACCATGGGCTGTTTAGTTTTTTATTATGTTGGTTGATCTCTCCATTAGTACTCTTTACTGCCGCAGGAAATATTCTTCCAGCATACGTGTTACCAGGAATACCCGCTCTTGGTCTCATGATTGCTATGCTGATAAAAGAGAAAGATTTGAAGTGGTTTTCAGGAGTCGCATGTATTTTACCTGTAGTACTGATGATTGCACTATTGATGCTTAATCTCGGTAAAGCTGAGCGCAGAAGTGATCGCGTTATCTTTGAACAAATCCAAGACAGTGCGCCTGCTTTTTATGTAGGTAAACGACCATTCTCTGGCCAGTTTTATAGTCGAGGGCAGGCTAAACGATTTACCTCGAATCAGCAGATCTTTAACTTAGATCGTTTTTACCTCATTGGAAAGATGGAGCCTGTTGAAACGCTTATTAAGGATTTGTCGCTGAATTGTAGAATGGAATTTACCGCGGTATCTAAGCGTTCACTTTTTACCTGCATGAAGATTGAAAATGATACAACGACTGATTAA